GTTTGTCGTCGACCTTCTTAATCACCTCCACCAACCAGTCGGCGTTACTCGAGAGGCCGCCGTGGTTTTCCACGATCACATTCAACCCCATCTTCGCCCCGATCGCCGTGAGCCGATTGAGGCCGTCAGCAGCCAGCTTCACTTGTTCCTTCCACGTGCCACTGCTGCCGGCATTCACACGGATAGAATGGCAGCCGAGAAACTTCGCCGCATCGAGCCACTTGCGATGATTGTCCACCGTTTGCTTGCGCTTGGCCGCATCAGGGTCGCCAATATTGCCCTCGCGATCGCACATGATCAGCAGGCTCGTTACGCCCTGATCGGCCGCGCGCTTTTTCATTTCGCCGAGATAGTTCGCGTCCTTCGCCTTATCCATGAAGAACTGATTCACGTATTCCACCGCGTGGATACCGTGCTCTGCGGCCACCTTGGCAAAGTCCAGATTGTCGATCTTGCCCGAGCGTAACTCCGGATTGATCGTCCATTGCGCGAGGGAAATTCTCAGCGGCGGCACAACCTTGGCCATCGTCTGGCCGACGGCCAAAGCGCCTGCGGCCAAGCTGGTTTGCGTCAGAAAACGGCGGCGCGAAACATCATGGGAAAACTGCATGCCCCGACCCTACGCCCTCACCCGCCCAATTCAACCGCAAATGGAAATCAGCCACATCCTACTTCACCCCCATCACTTCGCTGCTGACGAGGTACTTCCGTTCGTCGCGGACGTCGATGTACCAGACGGTGGCTTCCGTGGGAGGCGCGGCGCCGTGGATTTTTTGACCGTCGATTTTTAACGGCACGGTTTTCCAGGCGCGCGAATTGTTTTGGGGATGCGGGCCGGTGGTGTAGTGCAGGTTGGCGGAGATGAGCTTGGTCTTCGACTGCACAATGGCACGGAGCTGACCGCCCTTCACGTTCGGCCGGGTCACCACGGGCATGGGCGTGCCGCCGCGCAGGTGTTGATCCACGAAGCCGTAAAATTCCGGGAAAGTGAAGATGTGCCCGTGCCGCATGCGAAGTTGGATGCTGTAGTTTTTCTCGCCCTGCACCAGCGCGCAGGTTTTGGCGTAGCTGTCCATAGGGTAGGCAAAATCATTGGTGCCGTTGAGAAACAGGATCGGCATTTTCGCCGAGCCGATATAGCGAGAGGGATCCCAGAGCCGATGCCATTTGTCCGATTGCGCCGGCGTCATTTTACCAAACTCCGAGGTCTTCCAGACACTGTTCTCCCGCAGGAATCCGCAGCCGTACACGGGCATGGCCATTTTGAATCGGTCATCCACGCCGGCCACGATGCAGGTGAGGTAACCGCCCCAGCTGATGCCGGTCAGGCCGATGCGTTTGGGGTCCACCTCCGGCAAACTGCGCAGCAACGAGTGCCCCCGCACGACGTTGGCCACCGCATGGTACGACCATTGATTCTCCAGCGGCTCATCAATCGCCGAGAATTTCTCCCGAGAACCTTGGTTCGGCCCGCCATCCGGCAACCGCTTGCGCCCTTCGCCGCACCCGGCCAGATCCATCGCGATGGCCGCATACCCACGCCTGGCCCACAGCTCGGCCCATTTCGAAAACGCCGCGCCACCGCCACCATGCACCAACACAATCCCCGGCACCTTGCCGCTCGTCTTTTTCCCGAGAGTTGCCGGCGAGGCGAAATACGCGAACACGCTCGTCGGCTTGCCCCGATATTTCCCACCGGCATACGTCAGCGAATGCACCCCGCCACTTTGGTTCACCCACTTGAACGCCGGCACTTTTTTTAAAGCCACCAAATCCCACGGCATGTCCTTTGGCAATGGAAGTGGCCCCGCAGACGATAGAAATTGGCTCGATGCGATTAGGAAAAGAAAAGTGCAAACACGAATCATCCGCAAACCTACCCTCGCCAATTCAGTCCGCACAAGTAAAAGCAACCGCGCCTTGCGCCGAACCCAAGTTCTCGCGCAGAGACGCGAAGGTTTTTTTATAATGGTTTCTCCGCGTCTCCGCGGCCCCGCGTGAGCAGAGCTATTTCTCCACCAAATCACCTTCCACGTATTGATGGATCAATCCTGAAATCATTGCCTGATAGGGCACGCCTTTTTTGAGGGCCTTGCGTTGGATGCCGAGCAGGTCGTGGCTGCTGAGGCGGATGTTGATGCGCTTGTCTTTCTTGAACGTGTTCTCCGCTGCGCGGGCCAAGCTGGACTGGAGTTTTTTGGAAGGCTTCTCCAATTTCATCTCGCCGCTCTCCAGCGCCTTCAAAATCTCTTTTTCTTCACTCTTTTTCATGCGCTAACCGGATGTCGGCTCCACCGTTGAAATTGGCACCTTATCCACGTCCAGTTTGGCGAGGTCGAGATGTTTAGAGGCTTGATCGATGTCGAGGCCGACGGCTTTGCCGTTTTCGTCGATGTCCAACACAATGCCTTCCACAATCTCGCGGGTGTCCGCGCCGGGACGGTCGGCCAGCTCGATGTAGAGGCTGTCTGTATCTGGGAAATATTCAATTTTCATAGCTTAAATCTCCTGTCAGGAAATGCGTTGTGGATCGTTGTTTCACCGGCGAGCGCTACCACTCGCAAGTAGCGAACATCCAGCTTCAGTGCCGCAGCCCAAAATCTAACACGTTACCGTCATCCTGCACTTTCTTGCGGATTGGGTTTTCGACGACCTGCACGTACATCTCTTTGGTGAGGTATGGACGCCGTGCCAGCACCTTCGTTTCATAATACTCGGTAAAGGCGTAGTCCATTACCATTTTCCATCAACGTCAGAATTATAATAGAACCGAATGCCTCTCATCAAGCCTTGGGTTGTTTCAAAACCAGATTCTCACGCGGAGCCGCGGAGACGCAGAGGTTTTTAAAGCTTGGTTTCTCCGCGTCTCCGCGGCTCTGCGTGAGAATGAATGCGCGACGAACGGTCGGATTCTGGCATCCCTCCGGGATGCGGTGTTTGTTCGGGGCGTTTCCGGTGGTGTCGCTGCGCTCGACCACCGGCTAATGGCTGCCACGCCTCCGGCGTGGTTTTGGAGTGCGGGGGCAAGCGAAGCGCGACACCGCTTTGGAAACGTTCTCAGCTATCCCGAAAAAGCGCCGTCGCCGCTACGCTCTGCCGGCGCACTCCATAGGGTCACTTGTCAATAGTGAGAACTGACCCCTTTACAGCCTTCAATTTCATTTTTTTGATTTAATATGTAACTGCATTTCCCAATGTTTTTTCACAATTCGACCAAATTCTTCTTTGGAAATGTTTAATGGCAAAAGTTTACCCCTCGAGTCAATGCTTATAGGAATGCCTATTTCAGGGCTGCCAACTGGGAACGGCCTTGATGAGATATAAATTCCCTTTTCTGGATATAAAGAATTTAAAATAACATACGCTGCCAAAACTTGCTTTTCGTCGTCCAGACGCCCAACCATTTTCCTCTGGAATTGCCGGTCATTTTTTTGAGCCTGTAGCGCAAAAAGGTGCTTTGGCTTTATTGAGGACTTATCAAGGTTTTCAATATACAACCCAAAAAAAGTCCCATTTAATGAAAAGTTCACGTGGCTATTTATATCATCCAATCCGATCGATGAACCAGATGCAAGCCCATTATTTGAAATTGTAAATACAGATAGAACAATATAAGTTATCTTGGAAAATTTCATAATTCTTTTTTTGGAATATTATTTCGGGTCAGAGACCTTCACCTTGACTTCTACTATATTTAAATTCTGATGCCTGATTGTCTCAATGGCTTGTTGATCCCCCTTTAACCACTCTACAACCTCAATTACATTGAGTCCGCCATCTACGCGCTCATACATACCACGCCTCCATCCGTCGAACAATTCGTCTTTTTTTATTGCCAATCCGTGCGCGAGATTATAGCCAGCTGAATTGTCGACAATTGTGTTAGGTAAGTTATGCTTCTTTTTAAACCAAAATTCGTATACCTCATGGAGCAATGCTTCGGCCTCAGAAAAGCCCGGCCCCGGTTCTTCAGGGAATTTTTCAATGTCTCCGATAT
This portion of the Limisphaerales bacterium genome encodes:
- a CDS encoding sugar phosphate isomerase/epimerase, producing MQFSHDVSRRRFLTQTSLAAGALAVGQTMAKVVPPLRISLAQWTINPELRSGKIDNLDFAKVAAEHGIHAVEYVNQFFMDKAKDANYLGEMKKRAADQGVTSLLIMCDREGNIGDPDAAKRKQTVDNHRKWLDAAKFLGCHSIRVNAGSSGTWKEQVKLAADGLNRLTAIGAKMGLNVIVENHGGLSSNADWLVEVIKKVDDKRCGTLPDFGNFRIKPGESYDSYRGTQKLLPFAKGVSVKDRVWDDQGKQSALDYDRMLKLVHASGFRGYCGIEFGGYANLTANRKKLQAAINKL
- a CDS encoding alpha/beta fold hydrolase — its product is MIRVCTFLFLIASSQFLSSAGPLPLPKDMPWDLVALKKVPAFKWVNQSGGVHSLTYAGGKYRGKPTSVFAYFASPATLGKKTSGKVPGIVLVHGGGGAAFSKWAELWARRGYAAIAMDLAGCGEGRKRLPDGGPNQGSREKFSAIDEPLENQWSYHAVANVVRGHSLLRSLPEVDPKRIGLTGISWGGYLTCIVAGVDDRFKMAMPVYGCGFLRENSVWKTSEFGKMTPAQSDKWHRLWDPSRYIGSAKMPILFLNGTNDFAYPMDSYAKTCALVQGEKNYSIQLRMRHGHIFTFPEFYGFVDQHLRGGTPMPVVTRPNVKGGQLRAIVQSKTKLISANLHYTTGPHPQNNSRAWKTVPLKIDGQKIHGAAPPTEATVWYIDVRDERKYLVSSEVMGVK
- a CDS encoding DUF2283 domain-containing protein, translating into MKIEYFPDTDSLYIELADRPGADTREIVEGIVLDIDENGKAVGLDIDQASKHLDLAKLDVDKVPISTVEPTSG